In Aedes albopictus strain Foshan chromosome 3, AalbF5, whole genome shotgun sequence, the following are encoded in one genomic region:
- the LOC134290194 gene encoding uncharacterized protein LOC134290194 produces the protein MRSPQQREEAEQQQEAFLQRSAQQLPTNSGWGVPQQHPKVLVAKNWAEELHEFVDKKHNVHKDIKELVLKIRRALGSAVKEWTNVLQRAEIAESELASTKNALAAKTLQQQTPRTVPGNLGKKEKLARTENTPMSATKRHRSSPGDERPGGSKRQRDNLRKRLAAAEAEQVGVGNRETQWQTVQRKGKAKQTNAGARPKVIRRSVKKKGEAIVVKTREESYLEVLRTIRTAPELKDFGADVQKVRRTRSGEMIFELKKDSKNKSSSYKELAASVVGDTAQVRAVTPEVVLQCVDIDEITTAEEVKTAIKEQMEIGDVEMSVRLRRGPSGTQVAAIKLPVNAADKALRIGKVKVGFSECPLRVSQQPEICFRCQEFGHLARNCRGPDRSKLCRRCGDEGHKAQELEVVQINLNHCDTAQQLLCQSTKEAKCDVAIISDPYRIPSGNGNWVADEAGTAAIWTVGRYPLQEVVYRAIEGFVIAKVNGVYICSCYAPPRWTIERFNQVLDQILEKLGDRRPVIIAGDFNAWAVEWGSRLTNPRGWSLLETVSRLNLVLANEGSTSTYRREGRESIIDVTFCSPTVVRSMNWRVSEDYTHSDHQAIRYRLGERVQTAARGDDSKGRKWRTEAFDEEVFAEVLRYERNMLNLSPDELVSVLVRACDATMPRKIQPRDVRRPVYWWNGRIAELRRNCLRARRRMQRAHTDEEREERRPLFRAARAALKKGIKLSKAACMQELCRNADANPWGDAYRLKAVVDGLFPQHEPTVWPPTPYEEVAADMEESRISNQELITVAKSLKPKKAPGLDGISNLVLKTAIQQNPDMFRTTLQKCIDDGNFPDRWKRQKLVLLPKPGKPPEDPSAYRPIYSEITLKARTDYRGCSSGSEEEGVQLTLSG, from the exons aTGAGGTCTCCTCAGCAAAGAGAAGAAGCGGAACAGCAACAAGAAGCGTTCTTGCAGCGAAGCGCG cagcagctgccgacgaatagcGGATGGGGCGTGCCCCAGCAACATCCGAAGGTTCTAGTGGCGAAGAACTGGGCGGAAGAGCTCCACGAATTCGTCGACAAGAAACACaatgtgcacaaggacatcaaggagCTGGTGTTAAAGATCCGGAGAGCTCTTGGATCAGCCGTCAAGGAGTGGACCAACGTGTTGCAGAGAGCGGAAATAGCCGAAAGCGAATTGGCATCGACGAAAAACGCTCTCGCTGCTAAAACGCTGCAACAGCAAACACCGAGAACAGTCCCGGGAAACCTCGGCAAGAAGGAGAAACTAGCGCGAACGGAAAACACACCGATGTCTGCGACAAAGAGACACCGATCCTCGCCAGGAGATGAAAGGCCAGGAGGCTCTAAAAGGCAGAGAGACAATCTGCGCAAGCGATTGGCCGCCGCAGAGGCAGAACAGGTCGGTGTCGGCAACAGAGAGACCCAGTGGCAGACTGTGCAAAGAAAGGGCAAGGCAAAGCAGACGAACGCAGGCGCAAGACCAAAAGTAATTAGGAGAAGCGTCAAAAAGAAGGGCGAAGCGATTGTGGTGAAGACCCGTGAGGAAAGTTACCTCGAGGTTCTACGTACCATAAGAACGGCTCCGGAGCTTAAGGACTTCGGCGCGGACGTACAAAAAGTCAGGCGCACACGGTCTGGAGAAATGATCTTCGAGCTGAAAAAGGACTCGAAGAACAAGAGCTCTTCGTATAAGGAGCTTGCAGCGAGCGTCGTGGGAGACACTGCACAGGTCCGAGCTGTTACGCCAGAAGTGGTTCTGCAATGCGTCGACATAGACGAGATAACTACGGCGGAAGAAGTAAAAACTGCAATTAAGGAGCAAATGGAGATAGGAGACGTTGAAATGTCAGTCCGACTAAGAAGGGGACCTTCCGGGACGCAGGTTGCGGCTATCAAGCTCCCGGTGAATGCTGCCGACAAGGCGTTGCGAATTGGCAAAGTGAAAGTCGGGTTTTCAGAATGCCCACTGCGGGTTTCTCAGCAACCGGAGATATGCTTCAGATGCCAAGAGTTTGGACATCTGGCACGGAACTGCCGTGGACCAGATAGATCgaaactgtgcaggagatgcggagATGAAGGTCATAAAGCACAAGAGT TGGAGGTAGTGCAAATAAATCTCAACCACTGTGATACCGCGCAGCAACTGCTGTGCCAATCCACGAAGGAAGCGAAGTGCGACGTAGCAATCATCTCGGATCCGTACCGTATCCCATCCGGAAATGGTAACTGGGTAGCAGATGAAGCTGGAACCGCTGCGATTTGGACGGTTGGAAGATATCCCCTGCAGGAAGTGGTGTATCGCGCGATAGAGGGTTTCGTTATAGCCAAGGTTAACGGCGTCTacatatgtagctgctatgcacctccacgCTGGACGATAGAGCGGTTCAATCAGGTGCTGGACCAAATATTGGAGAAACTTGGCGACAGGAGGCCAGTCATCATTGCCGGCGATTTTAATGCCTGGGcagttgagtggggtagccgcctcACAAACCCCAGAGGATGGAGCCTGCTGGAAACAGTATCCAGACTGAACTTAGTTCTAGCCAACGAAGGATCCACAAGCACCTATCGAAGAGAAGGCAGAGAGTCTATCATCGACGTGACGTTCTGTAGTCCGACTGTAGTGAGAAGTATGAATTGGAGAGTCAGCGAAGATtatacgcatagtgatcaccaagCGATCCGATACCGTCTTGGAGAACGGGTACAGACGGCGGCACGTGGGGATGATTCCAAAGGGCGGAAGTGGAGAACAGAAGCATTCGATGAAGAAGTGTTCGCAGAAGTGCTTCGGTATGAACGCAATATGCTGAACCTGAGTCCGGATGAACTGGTTTCGGTTCTCGTTCGAGCTTGCGATGCAACTATGCCGAGGAAGATACAGCCGCGGGACGTCCGCCGACCAGTCTACTGGTGGAATGGGAGGATCGCCGAACTCCGTCGGAACTGTCTTCGAGCTAGGAGAAGAATGCAACGGGCTCACACTGATGAGGAAAGGGAAGAGCGCAGACCTTTGTTCAGGGCGGCAAGAGCGGCCCTCAAAAAAGGCATCAAGCTCAGCAAAGCAGCTTGCATGCAGGAACTCTGCCGTAACGCGGACGCAAATCCATGgggagatgcctacaga ctgaaAGCCGTAGTAGACGGACTGTTCCCTCAGCACGAGCCAACGGTCTGGCCTCCCACGCCGTATGAGGAAGTCGCCGCTgatatggaggaatcccgtatttcCAACCAGGAGCTCATCACGGTAGCGAAGAGCTTAAAACCCAAGAAAGCGCCAGGACTAGATGGCATCTCCAACTTGGTTCTGAAAACAGCAATCCAACAAAACCCGGATATGTTTCGAACCACATTGCAGAAGTGTATCGACGACGGAAACTTCCCCGATCGTTGGAAGCGGCAGAAATTGGTTCTGCTGCCGAAGCCGGGCAAGCCACCCGAAGATCCATCGGCGTATAGGCCTATAT ACTCGGAAATTACACTGAAGGCGAGAACGGACTATCGAGGATGCAGTTCGGGTTCCGAAGAAGAAGGTGTACAGTTGACGCTATCCGGCTAG